The Acaryochloris thomasi RCC1774 genome contains a region encoding:
- a CDS encoding Rieske (2Fe-2S) protein yields the protein MSWEKAVSQNELAQEGARQVVKISQKKVVLLNHQGEIYAVENSCPHIKAPMSKGKVVDGTIVCPFHRSVFDLKTGAVQDWCPFPPGVGKLFGKIKSETALAVFPTRIEDGSVWVDIGT from the coding sequence ATGAGCTGGGAAAAAGCCGTATCGCAGAATGAACTCGCTCAAGAAGGAGCGAGACAGGTCGTTAAGATCAGCCAGAAAAAGGTTGTGCTCCTGAATCATCAGGGCGAAATCTATGCTGTGGAGAATTCTTGTCCCCACATCAAGGCACCGATGTCGAAGGGCAAGGTTGTTGATGGCACTATCGTTTGCCCTTTCCATCGCAGCGTGTTCGACCTAAAGACAGGGGCCGTGCAGGACTGGTGTCCTTTCCCGCCGGGGGTGGGTAAGCTGTTCGGCAAAATAAAGTCGGAGACGGCGCTGGCGGTTTTCCCGACCCGCATTGAAGACGGGAGTGTTTGGGTCGATATTGGGACTTGA
- a CDS encoding type I polyketide synthase, with amino-acid sequence MTLDSIAIVGIGCKFPGAEGPQAFWKLLRDGVDAITDIPNSRWDADRFYDPDPGAPNKANTRWGGFLEGIDRFDPQFFGIAPREVASMDPQQRLLLEVTWEALEDAGQIPEHLRGSRTGVFIGVGTHDYSIMMWQDPVNDPYATTGTGNCIAANRISYVYDLKGPSLAIDTACSSSLVAVHLACQSIWTGESSQALAGGVNVLLLPTVTAGFSKGGFMAPDGRCKSFDAKADGYVRSEGAGIVLLKPLAQAQADGDPVYAVIKGSAVNQDGFSNGMAAPNPKAQAVVLRQAYQQAGVSPGQVQYVEAHGTGTKIGDPVEMEALGEVLVEGRSAGDECAIASVKTNIGHAETAAGIAGLIKAALCIKERKLPANLHFETPNPAIDFEHLPFYVQKTLTPWPTTAPALAGVNSFGFGGTNAHVVVAEAPGKTAAAPAALQAHHVFTCSAKNKAALNDLAQHYLNFLAQQSDLDLNDLCGTANLRRTSFSHRFAIAADSLTQLQDFLSDFLAGEDHSNIHKSIASQDLTLAFLFTGQGSQYEGMGQALYETQPVFRDVLDRCDKVLRSELEIPLLDVLYPSQKSEDSPLNQTAYTQPALFAIEYALYQLWQSWGIHPAAVTGHSVGEYVAACVAGVFSLEDGLRLIAARGRLMQVLPSGGAMVAVAASESQIKDLLPAAVTIAAINGPQSLVLSGEGDAIATLTQALIDAGFKTDVLQVSHAFHSALMEPMLDEFKQIAQQVTYHTPQIPLVSNLTGALVTDEIATPDYWCRHVREPVRFQAGMETLYQLGYRTFVEMGPKPILCGMGHNCLPRPENNWLPSLRLGHPAQLWRSVGQLYTLGASVDWSQLYPSYQYVHLPTYPFQRQRFWWDVAELPGMRLPKVGQGPSQPWSLNGHTSKAHPLLGARLHLAGSAEIRFQALISAESPAYLSDHCLLDQVVLPATAYIEMALAAARQLYDHDALILESFTIEQPLLLTEACTLQCVFIPDQCAYQLEIFSLGIGEETSPVLRHATGRIHSKKSSTATQDIEVLQALPLSPIEVGDHYHDLQKRGLNYGPCFRGIQKLWAEEGQALSQIALPEGVTDEDRYQIHPALLDACLQTLGAVFTESETYLPVGCDRIHLYHPPGKDIWCHALLQPGEDSAAFRKANLQLMDDAGAIFAELIDFKLQAVSPAVLRRLVKQADPLDHWLYEPIWQLQPLAEVTEQSEPHQWLIFADRQGYAKQIAHHLEEKGDLCTFVYLSSSASISPAGYTVDPAQPQDFLQLWQELLQKEQRPDQILHLWSLDSGDLEQVADDLQQNQLQSCGSVLHWVQAIASETSPPKLWLMTAGAQAITDQLEAPQQAPLWGLGRVIRLEQSGMNCVCVDLDAEPSEETLEALVQNLRQPDDENQVAFRGCDRYGARLVPRTSKTVSQRPDGAFRLGLTEYGVLDHLSLLPAERHPLASSDVEIEVCASGINFRDVLNALGMLKPTLEKMGFAQATEVPFGGECSGKVIAVGSEVENLKIGDQVIAAQAVGSLGQFVTVDARFVIPKPEKISFAEAATLPTTFLTAYYGLCHLAGIKKGERILIHSAAGGVGQAAVQLAQQVGAEIYATASPGKWQFLKETGIQHVMNSRTLAFADQLMELTNGKGVDIVFNSLNGDFIPKSIETLAPQGRFVEIGKIGIWNAEQVTQLRSDASYYPFDLLEVSQQDPVLIATMLTQLLSQFEAGSLTPLPHKVFPIEKAADAFRYMAQAKHIGKVVVTLDEHNPPGIRADGAYLITGGLGGLGLEVAHWLVEQGAKHLVLVSRRSPAPKAQEQIQAIEKTGVQVQVVQADISRREDVTRLLAPYDYAAAPAPFDSSNVALAPLAPQSWGKRRQKLDISRELKNRESRDVTKQPQSDIHQETSPSSGTLPPELGGWGGQRSTKQSKSNRSLDNKPLLKGIFHAAGTLDDGMLQTLNWEQFSTVAAPKIMGTWHLHEFTQNLELDHFVCFSSMTSLLGSPGQGNYAAANAFMDALMYLRHAQGLPGLSINWGPWGKAGMAAQLSAIDQQRMTDQGIEAILPDQGLQILEGLLTQTSAQIGVLPIDWSKFIPQLPEAAAVPFLEQVRPTLEQKGPSELMQQLMGAESCDRISTIQNHLRSQLAKVLGYSSMDLIEPQDNFADLGMDSLMAVEFNNRLQASFNRTISQTTLFDYPTVESLADYLNQDLLLGDNVQALSETSLPTESSALTDTAKATSDIIQSSKPVKTEPEPSPHLENIPLPDIPDQFYQFHKSPEYLNLRQDLDRVEELGNPFFEVHEGTARDKTQIGGQELLSYASYNYLGLSGDPRIIEATEAAIRQYGTSVSASRVVAGERPIHRQLEQEIANFLGTGDSIVFVGGHATNVTTIGHLFREKDLILCDALSHNSIREGCQLSGATVIEFPHNDRNALEQLLQDHRQSYEKVLIAVEGVYSTDGDLAPLPEMVTLKQKFKTFLLVDEAHSIGTLGATGRGVGEHFGIAAEDVDLWMGTLSKSFASCGGYIAGRKELVEYLKYTSPGFVFSVGISPANTAAALKAIQVLKEEPERVVQLRERSALFLQLAQEMKLNTGASHDSPVIPIIVGEPYRAVQLSRLLLQCGINAQPMVFPSVPYNSARVRFFVTSLHSDEQIEATVVAIASSL; translated from the coding sequence ATGACCCTGGACTCCATTGCGATTGTTGGCATCGGTTGTAAATTTCCGGGGGCGGAAGGGCCGCAAGCATTTTGGAAGCTTCTGCGCGATGGGGTAGATGCGATTACCGACATCCCTAACTCTCGGTGGGACGCTGATCGGTTCTATGATCCAGACCCCGGCGCGCCTAATAAAGCGAATACCCGCTGGGGAGGCTTCTTGGAGGGCATTGATCGCTTCGACCCTCAGTTTTTTGGCATTGCCCCCCGCGAAGTCGCCAGTATGGATCCGCAGCAGCGACTGCTGCTGGAGGTCACCTGGGAAGCCCTGGAAGATGCGGGGCAAATTCCCGAACATCTCCGAGGATCTAGGACCGGGGTATTCATTGGGGTCGGGACTCACGATTACTCCATCATGATGTGGCAGGATCCGGTGAATGATCCCTACGCCACGACGGGGACGGGCAACTGTATTGCGGCCAATCGAATTTCCTATGTTTACGACCTAAAGGGCCCTAGTTTAGCGATTGATACGGCCTGCTCATCGTCTCTGGTAGCAGTGCATTTGGCCTGTCAGAGCATCTGGACGGGAGAGTCGAGTCAGGCGCTGGCGGGGGGCGTGAATGTCCTGCTGTTGCCCACCGTGACGGCGGGATTCTCAAAGGGGGGCTTTATGGCCCCTGATGGTCGCTGTAAGAGCTTTGATGCTAAGGCCGATGGCTACGTTCGCAGTGAAGGGGCGGGGATTGTGCTTCTGAAGCCGCTGGCCCAAGCGCAGGCAGATGGTGACCCGGTCTATGCGGTGATCAAGGGAAGTGCCGTCAATCAGGATGGATTTAGTAACGGGATGGCGGCTCCAAATCCCAAGGCGCAGGCAGTGGTGTTGCGTCAGGCATACCAGCAGGCAGGCGTGTCGCCGGGGCAGGTGCAGTACGTCGAGGCCCACGGCACGGGCACTAAGATTGGTGACCCGGTGGAAATGGAGGCTCTGGGCGAGGTGCTGGTTGAGGGACGATCGGCAGGGGATGAATGTGCGATCGCATCGGTCAAAACCAACATTGGCCATGCCGAAACGGCAGCGGGCATCGCCGGATTAATTAAAGCTGCACTCTGTATAAAAGAGCGGAAACTCCCGGCAAACCTACATTTTGAGACCCCCAACCCCGCCATCGACTTTGAGCATCTTCCCTTCTATGTACAAAAAACGCTCACCCCTTGGCCCACAACAGCACCGGCCCTAGCGGGCGTCAATTCCTTTGGCTTTGGTGGCACTAATGCCCATGTCGTCGTCGCGGAGGCTCCCGGAAAAACAGCAGCAGCACCGGCTGCATTACAAGCCCATCACGTTTTTACCTGCTCGGCAAAAAATAAAGCGGCCCTCAACGATCTGGCGCAACACTATCTAAACTTTTTAGCACAGCAGTCTGATCTTGATCTCAATGATTTGTGTGGAACTGCCAATCTACGACGGACAAGCTTCTCGCATCGATTTGCGATCGCAGCCGACTCACTCACGCAGCTGCAAGACTTCCTCTCGGATTTTCTGGCTGGCGAAGATCATTCCAATATTCATAAAAGCATCGCTAGTCAGGATTTGACGCTCGCTTTCCTGTTCACAGGCCAAGGATCTCAGTACGAAGGCATGGGGCAAGCGCTTTATGAGACGCAGCCCGTCTTCCGAGATGTGCTGGATCGGTGCGACAAAGTCCTACGCTCTGAGCTAGAGATTCCACTACTCGACGTTCTCTATCCATCCCAGAAAAGCGAGGATTCTCCTTTAAACCAAACGGCTTATACTCAGCCCGCGCTGTTTGCTATTGAGTACGCGCTTTACCAGCTTTGGCAATCTTGGGGCATCCATCCCGCTGCCGTTACCGGGCACAGCGTTGGTGAATACGTCGCCGCCTGCGTTGCGGGGGTCTTCAGTCTTGAAGATGGTTTGAGGCTGATTGCCGCGCGAGGACGGTTGATGCAGGTATTGCCGAGCGGCGGTGCCATGGTGGCGGTGGCGGCGAGTGAATCACAGATTAAGGATCTTCTGCCTGCTGCTGTGACGATTGCTGCTATCAATGGGCCGCAAAGCTTGGTGTTGTCTGGGGAGGGAGATGCGATCGCAACTCTAACCCAAGCCCTGATCGATGCAGGCTTCAAAACCGACGTACTTCAGGTCTCCCACGCTTTTCACTCAGCGCTGATGGAGCCGATGCTAGATGAATTTAAACAGATTGCCCAGCAAGTCACCTATCACACGCCCCAAATTCCGCTGGTGTCGAATCTAACGGGTGCGTTGGTCACCGACGAAATCGCCACGCCTGACTACTGGTGTCGCCACGTTCGAGAGCCAGTCCGGTTCCAAGCCGGTATGGAAACTCTGTACCAGTTAGGATATCGCACCTTTGTAGAAATGGGGCCAAAGCCAATCCTCTGCGGCATGGGTCATAATTGCCTGCCTCGGCCCGAAAATAATTGGCTACCGAGCTTGAGGCTCGGACACCCCGCTCAGCTTTGGCGCAGTGTGGGACAGCTTTATACCCTGGGTGCCTCAGTTGATTGGTCCCAGCTTTATCCCAGCTATCAATATGTTCATCTGCCGACCTACCCCTTTCAGCGGCAGCGTTTTTGGTGGGACGTTGCGGAGCTGCCGGGGATGCGATTACCGAAGGTAGGCCAGGGGCCATCGCAACCTTGGTCTCTCAATGGTCATACTTCCAAGGCTCATCCCCTATTGGGCGCAAGGCTGCATTTAGCCGGTTCTGCTGAGATCAGATTTCAGGCTCTAATCAGTGCTGAGAGTCCAGCCTATCTGAGCGATCATTGTTTGCTGGATCAAGTTGTCCTCCCTGCTACTGCTTATATTGAGATGGCGTTGGCTGCGGCACGGCAGCTCTATGATCACGATGCGCTCATCCTGGAATCATTCACCATTGAGCAACCTTTATTACTGACTGAGGCTTGCACGCTGCAGTGCGTCTTTATCCCTGATCAATGTGCGTATCAGCTAGAGATTTTCAGTCTAGGTATTGGGGAAGAAACATCCCCCGTGCTTCGTCATGCAACGGGCCGTATTCATAGCAAGAAAAGCAGCACGGCTACCCAAGATATTGAAGTATTACAGGCACTACCGCTTTCCCCGATTGAAGTTGGAGACCATTATCATGATCTCCAAAAACGGGGACTGAATTATGGTCCTTGTTTTCGGGGTATTCAAAAACTGTGGGCAGAAGAGGGACAGGCCCTAAGCCAGATTGCTTTACCGGAAGGCGTGACAGATGAAGATCGTTACCAAATTCACCCTGCTTTACTAGATGCCTGCTTGCAGACGCTGGGAGCGGTGTTTACGGAAAGCGAAACGTACTTGCCTGTGGGTTGCGATCGCATCCATCTCTATCATCCCCCCGGTAAAGACATCTGGTGCCACGCCCTGCTTCAACCCGGTGAGGACTCTGCCGCGTTCCGAAAGGCTAACCTACAGTTGATGGACGATGCAGGCGCGATCTTCGCGGAACTGATTGACTTCAAGCTCCAGGCCGTCAGCCCTGCTGTATTACGACGATTGGTGAAGCAGGCAGACCCGCTCGACCACTGGCTCTATGAACCGATTTGGCAACTGCAGCCCCTCGCAGAAGTTACCGAACAGTCTGAGCCTCATCAATGGTTGATTTTTGCAGATCGACAGGGATATGCAAAGCAAATTGCCCATCACCTAGAGGAAAAAGGCGATCTCTGTACTTTTGTTTATCTCTCTTCTAGTGCATCAATATCGCCAGCTGGCTATACCGTTGATCCTGCTCAGCCCCAAGACTTTCTGCAACTCTGGCAAGAGTTACTCCAAAAAGAGCAGCGTCCTGACCAAATTCTCCATCTATGGAGTTTAGATAGTGGTGATTTAGAGCAGGTTGCAGATGACCTTCAACAGAATCAGCTGCAAAGCTGTGGATCTGTTTTGCATTGGGTGCAGGCGATCGCATCTGAGACCTCGCCACCTAAGCTATGGCTGATGACTGCTGGGGCACAGGCGATCACTGACCAACTGGAAGCCCCCCAACAGGCACCGTTATGGGGGCTAGGTCGGGTGATTCGTCTAGAGCAGTCAGGGATGAACTGTGTCTGTGTGGACTTGGATGCTGAGCCGTCGGAGGAGACTTTAGAGGCTCTCGTTCAAAATTTGCGACAGCCCGACGATGAGAATCAGGTGGCGTTTCGAGGTTGCGATCGCTACGGTGCCCGCCTCGTCCCCAGAACCTCCAAGACTGTCTCCCAGCGTCCAGACGGAGCCTTTCGACTGGGGCTGACAGAATATGGAGTTTTAGATCATCTCTCTTTACTGCCTGCGGAGCGTCATCCCTTGGCATCCTCTGATGTTGAAATTGAGGTGTGTGCTTCTGGAATTAACTTCCGCGATGTCCTCAACGCCCTCGGAATGCTGAAGCCCACCCTTGAAAAAATGGGTTTTGCCCAAGCAACAGAGGTTCCTTTCGGTGGAGAGTGTTCTGGAAAAGTTATCGCAGTGGGTTCTGAAGTTGAAAATCTGAAGATTGGTGATCAGGTCATTGCGGCTCAGGCCGTTGGCAGCTTGGGGCAATTCGTCACCGTCGATGCCCGGTTTGTGATCCCCAAACCAGAAAAAATTAGCTTTGCCGAAGCCGCGACCCTTCCCACCACCTTTTTGACCGCTTACTACGGTCTTTGTCACTTGGCTGGGATTAAGAAGGGAGAGCGCATCCTCATTCACTCTGCAGCAGGCGGCGTGGGTCAAGCTGCCGTTCAACTTGCTCAGCAAGTCGGGGCCGAAATCTACGCCACCGCCAGTCCCGGCAAATGGCAGTTCCTCAAAGAGACGGGCATTCAGCATGTCATGAACTCCCGCACCCTAGCATTTGCCGATCAGCTCATGGAACTCACCAACGGGAAGGGGGTTGATATTGTCTTCAATAGCCTCAACGGAGACTTTATTCCCAAAAGTATAGAGACCCTGGCCCCCCAAGGCCGCTTTGTTGAAATTGGCAAAATCGGCATTTGGAATGCTGAGCAAGTGACCCAACTCCGCTCAGATGCAAGCTATTATCCCTTTGATTTACTCGAAGTCTCTCAGCAAGATCCGGTCCTCATCGCCACGATGCTGACCCAGTTGCTGAGTCAGTTTGAAGCGGGTTCTCTCACACCACTCCCACACAAAGTTTTCCCCATCGAAAAAGCAGCCGATGCCTTCCGCTACATGGCCCAGGCTAAACATATCGGTAAAGTCGTTGTCACCCTGGATGAACACAATCCGCCTGGTATCCGAGCAGATGGAGCCTACTTGATTACAGGCGGGTTGGGCGGGTTGGGGCTAGAAGTGGCTCACTGGCTCGTCGAGCAGGGGGCAAAGCATTTGGTGTTGGTCAGTCGGAGATCGCCTGCCCCCAAAGCACAGGAGCAGATTCAAGCCATAGAGAAAACCGGAGTGCAGGTCCAAGTGGTGCAAGCTGATATCTCGCGGCGAGAAGACGTTACTCGATTGCTAGCTCCGTATGATTATGCGGCTGCACCTGCGCCATTTGATAGCTCAAACGTTGCACTGGCCCCCCTAGCCCCCCAATCCTGGGGGAAAAGAAGACAAAAGCTCGATATCTCCCGAGAATTAAAAAATCGAGAGAGTCGAGACGTTACGAAGCAGCCTCAATCAGATATCCATCAAGAGACATCCCCATCTTCAGGTACTCTCCCCCCAGAATTGGGGGGCTGGGGGGGGCAACGCAGCACCAAACAGTCCAAGTCCAATCGTTCCCTAGACAATAAACCACTCCTAAAAGGAATCTTCCACGCCGCAGGTACCCTAGATGACGGAATGCTCCAAACCCTAAACTGGGAGCAGTTCTCCACTGTAGCAGCCCCAAAAATCATGGGAACCTGGCATCTCCATGAGTTTACTCAAAATCTAGAACTCGATCACTTCGTTTGCTTCTCTTCAATGACATCGCTGCTTGGCTCCCCCGGCCAGGGCAACTACGCCGCCGCCAACGCTTTTATGGATGCCTTGATGTACCTGCGCCACGCCCAGGGACTTCCTGGGCTCAGCATCAACTGGGGACCGTGGGGCAAGGCCGGTATGGCCGCGCAGCTTTCCGCCATTGATCAGCAGCGCATGACCGATCAGGGTATTGAAGCGATTCTGCCGGACCAAGGGCTACAGATTTTAGAGGGGCTGTTAACCCAGACATCCGCTCAGATCGGCGTGCTACCGATTGATTGGTCGAAGTTTATTCCTCAATTGCCAGAGGCGGCGGCGGTACCGTTTTTAGAGCAAGTTCGCCCGACGCTGGAACAGAAAGGACCATCGGAGCTGATGCAGCAGTTGATGGGGGCTGAGAGTTGCGATCGCATCTCCACCATCCAAAACCACCTTCGCAGCCAGTTAGCTAAAGTCCTTGGCTACAGCTCCATGGACCTGATCGAACCCCAAGATAATTTTGCTGACCTCGGCATGGACTCCCTGATGGCGGTCGAGTTCAACAACCGACTCCAGGCCAGCTTCAACCGCACCATTTCTCAAACGACCCTCTTTGATTACCCCACGGTCGAGTCCCTCGCAGACTATCTCAATCAAGATCTGTTGCTTGGGGATAATGTTCAGGCTCTGTCCGAAACGTCGCTCCCGACAGAATCTTCTGCTTTGACAGATACTGCAAAGGCTACGTCCGATATCATTCAGTCCTCAAAACCGGTCAAGACTGAGCCAGAACCCTCCCCCCATCTAGAAAATATCCCCCTACCTGATATCCCCGATCAGTTCTACCAGTTTCATAAATCCCCGGAATATCTCAATCTTCGGCAAGATTTAGATCGCGTTGAAGAACTAGGGAACCCGTTTTTTGAGGTCCATGAAGGGACGGCCCGCGACAAAACCCAAATTGGAGGCCAAGAGCTGCTCAGCTATGCCAGCTATAACTACCTGGGCCTCTCAGGCGATCCCAGAATTATCGAAGCCACAGAAGCCGCCATTCGCCAGTATGGAACATCAGTGTCAGCCAGCCGAGTCGTCGCTGGAGAACGCCCCATCCATCGGCAGCTAGAGCAAGAGATTGCTAATTTTTTAGGCACTGGAGACAGCATTGTCTTTGTCGGGGGACACGCCACCAACGTCACCACCATCGGGCATTTATTCCGTGAAAAAGATCTGATTCTTTGTGATGCCCTGAGTCACAATAGCATCCGGGAGGGCTGTCAGCTTTCAGGGGCAACGGTGATTGAATTTCCGCACAACGATCGCAACGCTCTAGAGCAGCTTTTGCAAGACCATCGACAGTCCTATGAAAAGGTACTGATCGCCGTTGAGGGCGTCTACAGTACCGATGGCGACTTGGCTCCGTTACCCGAGATGGTGACCCTCAAGCAGAAGTTCAAAACCTTTTTGCTCGTGGATGAGGCTCACTCCATCGGCACCTTGGGCGCAACCGGACGCGGAGTCGGTGAACACTTCGGCATTGCAGCTGAAGATGTCGATCTATGGATGGGGACACTCAGTAAATCTTTCGCGAGCTGTGGCGGCTATATTGCAGGTCGCAAAGAGCTGGTGGAATATCTCAAGTACACCTCTCCGGGCTTTGTGTTCAGTGTCGGCATATCCCCGGCGAATACAGCGGCAGCATTAAAAGCGATTCAGGTGTTAAAAGAGGAGCCCGAGCGGGTTGTGCAGCTCCGAGAGCGGTCGGCTCTATTTTTGCAGCTTGCTCAAGAGATGAAGTTGAATACAGGGGCAAGCCATGATTCTCCTGTGATTCCGATTATTGTAGGTGAACCCTATAGGGCGGTTCAGCTATCGCGGTTGCTCCTCCAATGCGGAATTAACGCACAACCGATGGTGTTCCCATCGGTGCCTTATAATTCTGCGCGGGTCAGGTTCTTTGTCACTTCTCTACACTCTGACGAGCAGATTGAAGCGACTGTGGTTGCGATCGCAAGTAGCCTCTAG
- a CDS encoding GUN4 domain-containing protein produces the protein MDASATSVEHPDIAELESQLTTGSEKTQLPVMAQLQAAGADGCQVLQRFLLNRRQDVATFIDGRGYELLLQTETDETQTFLQENFPAGVVALNSEVGADYLPLQKLLARQQFEEADRLTLHKLCELEGPVAVKRKWIYFTQIEQFPISDLQTMDRLWFVHSEGKFGFSVQRQLWLSLGRNWEALWSKIDWRTGRDWTRYPDGFTWDLTAPKGHLPLSNQLRGVQVMNALLNHPAWKS, from the coding sequence ATGGACGCATCAGCGACATCAGTGGAACATCCAGATATTGCTGAGCTAGAATCTCAGCTCACCACCGGCTCTGAAAAGACACAGCTCCCAGTGATGGCGCAGCTCCAAGCTGCAGGTGCTGACGGATGTCAGGTTTTGCAACGTTTTCTCCTCAACCGTCGTCAAGATGTAGCCACCTTTATCGATGGACGCGGTTACGAACTCCTTCTGCAGACAGAGACCGACGAGACCCAAACCTTTCTACAGGAGAACTTTCCCGCCGGGGTCGTAGCTCTCAACTCTGAGGTGGGAGCTGACTACCTGCCGCTTCAAAAGCTTTTAGCCCGCCAACAGTTTGAAGAAGCCGATCGCCTCACCTTGCACAAGCTCTGCGAATTAGAGGGGCCAGTTGCCGTTAAGCGTAAATGGATTTACTTTACGCAAATTGAGCAGTTTCCCATCTCTGACTTACAGACGATGGATCGGCTGTGGTTTGTTCACTCAGAGGGCAAGTTTGGTTTCTCAGTCCAGCGTCAGCTCTGGCTCTCATTGGGTCGCAACTGGGAAGCGCTCTGGTCCAAAATTGACTGGCGCACTGGACGCGACTGGACGCGCTATCCTGATGGCTTCACCTGGGACTTAACGGCTCCCAAGGGGCATCTACCGCTGTCCAATCAGCTACGCGGTGTCCAGGTCATGAACGCACTTCTCAACCATCCGGCATGGAAAAGCTAA
- a CDS encoding ion channel yields MLRRSLVKFFFRKPTAQQRLQTSRSQKQSPKIQVAFQNGSFQVSGLDDWLAHWQEPYYFLITIPWAGFILIATLVYGLINTLFAVAYLLGGNGIANASPGSFWDAFFFSVQTLGAIGYGAMHPITPYAHFLVTLEALTSILFTALVTGLAFARFSLPSVRVMFSDFAVITPYNGVPTLMIRAANQRRNKILEAKLQMYFLRDEISIEGTAIRHIYTLPLLRDHTPSFNLPWTAMHPINEHSPLRGATLESLRQTKAVLLVALTGVDETVAQALHARHTYSVDEILWNQAFVDIFYDSEDGHRYVDFTHFHEVTSTIQSEEASIQ; encoded by the coding sequence GTGTTACGAAGGTCGTTAGTGAAGTTCTTCTTTCGGAAACCGACTGCTCAGCAACGCTTACAAACCAGCCGTTCTCAGAAGCAATCGCCGAAGATTCAGGTGGCGTTTCAAAATGGCTCCTTCCAAGTCTCAGGACTAGACGATTGGCTCGCACACTGGCAGGAACCTTATTATTTTCTGATCACGATTCCCTGGGCTGGGTTCATCTTAATCGCCACCCTTGTCTATGGCTTGATTAATACGTTATTCGCGGTCGCCTATTTACTGGGGGGAAACGGCATTGCCAACGCCAGTCCCGGTTCTTTTTGGGATGCGTTTTTCTTCAGCGTCCAGACCTTAGGCGCAATTGGCTACGGGGCGATGCATCCGATCACCCCCTATGCTCACTTCCTCGTGACCTTGGAGGCGTTGACGAGCATCCTGTTCACGGCATTAGTAACAGGACTTGCTTTTGCTCGCTTTTCACTCCCCAGCGTTCGCGTGATGTTCTCTGACTTTGCTGTGATCACGCCCTACAATGGTGTCCCGACTTTGATGATTCGCGCCGCCAACCAGAGACGCAATAAGATCTTAGAGGCAAAGCTGCAGATGTATTTTCTGCGAGACGAAATCAGTATTGAAGGAACGGCCATCAGACACATCTATACCCTGCCCTTGTTGAGAGATCATACACCCAGCTTTAACCTGCCCTGGACGGCCATGCATCCCATCAATGAGCATAGTCCCCTGCGGGGGGCGACGTTAGAATCACTGCGGCAGACAAAGGCGGTACTGCTGGTGGCCTTAACGGGCGTCGATGAGACCGTGGCCCAAGCACTCCATGCCCGCCACACATACAGCGTGGATGAGATCCTGTGGAATCAGGCTTTTGTGGATATTTTCTATGACTCCGAAGATGGGCATCGCTACGTTGACTTTACCCACTTCCATGAAGTGACAAGTACTATCCAGTCAGAGGAAGCCAGCATTCAATGA